In Streptomyces sp. NBC_01551, one DNA window encodes the following:
- a CDS encoding type I polyketide synthase, translated as MTPHPPRSAPTRDLVVAVSPFEEPHPRIVTAAERAGALGLLDLGRDPAAARAAFAELARRLGGGHRYGVRIPAGCPIGPAGLPAEVDTVLLADPGEHTPQRVAAWAAAAGRPRVWAEATGREQALAAVAAGAGAVVAKGHEAGGRVGEATTFVLLQQLLAGPGVGVPVLACGGIGLHTAAAAVAGGAAGVLVDVQLALTAEGEAGLPAEVAAALRAMDGSETRLTDGHRVFARPDLTPPDGPVAALLGARDLRAQLLPVGQDGASAARLAARHRTTGGVLQAVRAAITGHLEAAVAARPLTRPRPVAQGPMTRVSDQAAFAEAVAAAGGVPYLALAVMEGPDVRALLAETAERLGDRPWGVGLLGFAPPELRREQLAAVAEVRPPYAIIAGGTPAQAAPLEAAGTLTHLHVPSPGLLERYLAEGARRFVFEGLECGGHVGPRASFPLWEEQIERLLACPDPGALDVLFAGGIHDERSAAMAVAAAGPLAERGARIGVLMGTAYLFTQEAVAAGAVLPGFQRAAVDCADTVLLQTAPGHATRCADTPYAKTFEATRRRLAESGTEPRQMWEELERLNLGRLRIASKGLRRGPSGSLDAVDGQQQYDDGLFMLGQAATLRTRTTTITALHAQVTEGATELLDRRAAELASPDVAEDGGDAAADPLDIAIVGMACAYPGAPDLAAYWARILSGADAVTEVPAERWDPALYYDADPARAGERTPSRWGGFLDPMPFDALAHGIPPASLAGIEPVQLLALETSARALADAGYGKDREFDRSRTSVVFGAEAGTELAGAYGLRALHPAYLGELPKDLDEQLPRLTEDSFPGVLANVIAGRVANRLDLGGANCTVDAACASSLAALDLACRQLRDGDSDMVLCGGADVHNGINDYLLFASVRALSPTGRCRPFDAAADGIALGEGVGVLALKRLADAERDGDRVYALIKAVGAASDGRSLGLTAPRPEGQRRALERAYARAGVSPGEVGLVEAHGTGTVVGDSTELAVLSELFTASGAAVGSCALGSVKSQLGHTKCAAGLAGLIKAARAVHAGVRPPTLHIDTPNPAWRADTSPFVFDAVARPWAVPVERRFAGVSAFGFGGTNYHAVLAGYAGAAEPGHGWEEWPAELFCFRGEDRRAAGRAMARLAARLEQNDTAGRPWALRDLAAEVASGGGSGTAPVRVAVVAADLDELAARLERARAFAAGEGVHVREESADPGRVAFLFPGQGSQRVGMLGELFTAFPALRELLDGAPGPVVSAMFPPGAFSAGARAAQRAAVTDTRVAQPALGLAGAAAHLLLGRLGVRPDCVAGHSYGELTALWSAGVYDTASLLRLSARRAEAILAAAGDDPGAMAAVSAAPEEVREIAERAGCVVANHNAPRQCVVSGPTEAVSSAVAGLRAAGLSAELLPVACAFHSPVVAGAASALAEELAGTTVADAAVPVWSNTTAEPYPAGADAVRETLSGQLAKPVRFVDQVEAMYAAGVRTFVEAGPGRVLSGLVSRILGERPHSVIPLDVPGEHGLVRLVTALAELAAAGVPVSPEPLFRGRATPLPDRAPRRPGWLVDGHLIRDASGTPIRGGLQPARRVTPAVAAGLPQGASPWTPATAAQRAGGPTPDISPWATPAPAAGAGREGAGPSEGSSRVAPASAGAGGAEGGGLPRGGAPYVADRREEAVLEYLRGSRALVEAQRDVLLSYLGTVPAPAPPPRPEAAAAVPAVFAEPEHRAATAWANGWSPAGSDPAAEDPGAGPGAWPEAAVTAMPGGHGAPDRTESADRATGSSPNGAGPTQRGDDSVSGGAAVPGASAAAAVSASSAEEVMDVVVEIVQTRTGYPPDMLDPELDLEADLSIDSIKRVEIIGALADRIGLPQDPGGSAESAVEELSRIKTLRGIVEWVTTHAAAETEGPAGTPAEGPGAGEPADPVVEPARVRRWRVDTVPLGPATGDPGRLRGLRIGVVEDGQGIALALSLALRELGAEPIPVTGPDADTDTGTDAAAGAEAQAGAGVRVGSWAQVVGVDGDGNAGADAGAGLDGIVDLSALRGGHGSGLPGAFAGLKRALIGGVPRLLLGSTPGTGLHGFARSAALEFPGALVRAVDIDPKEDPRQTALRLIAELSSDAEEGPASVGYTSEGVRVTRRPVPAALPTAPGGTPPLGPDSVVLLTGGARGITARTALALARATGCHVELIGRTPLPDAGEDEFAQAQDLVALRAALIAHGLRTPAEIEAAASRVLAGREVRATLAALARTAASVHYHRADVTDETAVRAVVADVRARHGRLDGIVHGAGTLRDGLLRDKEPAAFAEVFTTKVAGARHLAAAAAEHGAAPAPAFLALFASVAGVYGNRGQTDYAAANDALDGLALTWAESFPGQVLSLDWGPWAAEAGGMVTPELERAYARRGVPLIGPEAGTAAFLAELAHGTDVQVVLMAQEGDGDE; from the coding sequence GTGACCCCCCACCCCCCGCGATCCGCCCCCACCCGCGACCTGGTCGTCGCGGTCAGCCCGTTCGAGGAGCCGCATCCCCGGATCGTGACCGCCGCCGAGCGGGCGGGCGCCCTCGGGCTGCTCGACCTCGGCAGGGACCCCGCCGCCGCCCGGGCCGCCTTCGCGGAGCTCGCCCGGCGGCTCGGCGGCGGCCACCGCTACGGGGTGCGGATCCCGGCGGGCTGCCCGATCGGGCCGGCCGGGCTGCCGGCCGAGGTGGACACGGTGCTGCTGGCCGACCCCGGGGAGCACACCCCGCAGCGGGTCGCCGCCTGGGCGGCCGCCGCCGGACGACCCCGGGTCTGGGCCGAGGCCACCGGCCGGGAGCAGGCCCTGGCAGCGGTGGCGGCCGGGGCCGGGGCGGTCGTCGCCAAGGGCCACGAGGCCGGGGGCCGGGTGGGCGAGGCCACCACCTTCGTCCTCCTCCAGCAGCTCCTGGCCGGCCCCGGCGTCGGGGTGCCCGTGCTCGCCTGCGGCGGGATCGGGCTCCATACGGCGGCGGCGGCCGTCGCCGGCGGAGCCGCCGGGGTGCTGGTCGACGTACAACTGGCCCTGACCGCGGAGGGGGAGGCCGGCCTGCCGGCCGAAGTCGCGGCGGCGCTGCGGGCGATGGACGGCTCCGAGACCCGGCTGACCGACGGGCACCGGGTGTTCGCCCGACCCGACCTGACCCCGCCGGACGGCCCGGTCGCGGCCCTCCTCGGAGCCCGGGACCTGCGCGCCCAGCTGCTGCCCGTGGGGCAGGACGGGGCCTCGGCGGCCCGGCTCGCCGCGCGCCACCGCACCACGGGCGGGGTGCTCCAGGCCGTCCGGGCCGCCATCACCGGGCACCTGGAGGCGGCGGTCGCCGCCCGCCCCCTCACCCGGCCGCGCCCCGTGGCCCAGGGGCCGATGACCCGGGTGAGCGACCAGGCGGCCTTCGCCGAGGCCGTCGCCGCCGCGGGCGGGGTCCCGTACCTGGCCCTCGCGGTGATGGAGGGCCCGGACGTCCGAGCGCTGCTGGCCGAAACCGCCGAGCGGCTCGGGGACCGCCCCTGGGGCGTGGGCCTGCTCGGCTTCGCCCCGCCGGAACTGCGCCGGGAGCAGCTGGCGGCCGTGGCCGAGGTGCGTCCGCCGTACGCGATCATCGCGGGCGGCACCCCGGCGCAGGCGGCGCCGCTGGAGGCCGCCGGAACCCTGACCCACCTGCACGTGCCCTCGCCGGGGCTGCTGGAGCGCTACCTCGCCGAGGGGGCGCGGCGGTTCGTGTTCGAGGGGCTGGAGTGCGGGGGCCACGTCGGGCCGCGCGCCTCGTTCCCGCTGTGGGAGGAGCAGATCGAGCGGCTGCTGGCCTGTCCCGATCCGGGCGCGCTGGACGTGCTGTTCGCCGGCGGCATCCACGACGAGCGCTCGGCGGCGATGGCGGTCGCGGCGGCGGGCCCGCTGGCCGAGCGGGGCGCGCGGATCGGCGTACTGATGGGCACGGCCTACCTGTTCACCCAGGAGGCGGTGGCGGCCGGAGCGGTGCTGCCCGGGTTCCAGCGGGCGGCGGTGGACTGCGCGGACACCGTCCTGCTGCAGACCGCGCCGGGGCATGCCACCCGGTGCGCGGACACCCCGTACGCCAAGACCTTCGAGGCCACGAGGCGGCGGCTCGCGGAGAGCGGGACCGAGCCGCGCCAGATGTGGGAGGAGCTGGAGCGGCTCAACCTGGGGCGGCTGCGGATCGCCAGCAAGGGCCTGCGGCGCGGCCCTTCGGGATCGCTGGACGCCGTGGACGGCCAACAGCAATACGACGACGGCCTGTTCATGCTCGGGCAGGCCGCCACCCTGCGGACGCGGACCACGACGATCACCGCCCTGCACGCCCAGGTCACCGAGGGCGCCACGGAGCTGCTGGACCGGCGCGCCGCGGAACTCGCGAGCCCGGACGTCGCCGAGGACGGCGGCGACGCGGCGGCCGACCCGTTGGACATCGCCATCGTCGGCATGGCCTGCGCCTACCCGGGCGCCCCCGACCTCGCCGCGTACTGGGCCCGGATCCTGTCCGGGGCGGACGCCGTGACCGAGGTCCCGGCCGAGCGGTGGGACCCGGCGCTCTACTACGACGCCGACCCGGCCAGGGCCGGCGAGCGCACGCCGTCGCGCTGGGGCGGGTTCCTCGACCCGATGCCCTTCGACGCGCTCGCGCACGGCATCCCGCCCGCTTCCCTGGCCGGCATCGAGCCGGTACAGCTGCTGGCGCTGGAGACCTCGGCGCGGGCCCTGGCGGACGCGGGCTACGGCAAGGACCGGGAGTTCGACCGCTCCCGCACCTCCGTGGTCTTCGGCGCGGAGGCCGGCACCGAGCTGGCGGGCGCGTACGGGCTGCGCGCCCTGCACCCGGCCTATCTGGGCGAACTGCCCAAGGACCTGGACGAGCAGCTGCCCCGGCTCACGGAGGACTCCTTCCCCGGCGTCCTCGCCAACGTGATCGCGGGCCGGGTCGCGAACCGGCTGGACCTCGGGGGCGCGAACTGCACGGTCGACGCGGCCTGCGCCTCCTCGCTCGCGGCGCTGGACCTGGCCTGCCGCCAACTGCGCGACGGGGACAGCGACATGGTGCTGTGCGGGGGCGCAGACGTACACAACGGGATCAACGACTACCTGCTGTTCGCCTCGGTGCGCGCCCTGTCCCCCACCGGGCGCTGCCGGCCCTTCGACGCCGCCGCCGACGGGATCGCGCTCGGCGAGGGCGTGGGCGTGCTGGCCCTGAAGCGGCTGGCGGACGCGGAGCGGGACGGCGACCGGGTGTACGCCCTGATCAAGGCGGTCGGCGCGGCGAGCGACGGCCGGTCCCTCGGACTGACGGCGCCCCGGCCGGAGGGGCAGCGGCGGGCGCTGGAGCGGGCCTACGCGCGGGCGGGCGTCTCCCCCGGCGAGGTCGGCCTGGTCGAGGCGCACGGCACGGGCACGGTCGTCGGCGACAGCACCGAACTGGCCGTGCTGAGCGAGCTGTTCACCGCCTCCGGCGCGGCCGTCGGCTCCTGCGCGCTGGGCTCGGTGAAATCCCAGCTCGGGCACACCAAGTGCGCGGCCGGGCTGGCCGGCCTGATCAAGGCGGCCCGGGCGGTGCACGCGGGGGTGCGGCCGCCGACCCTGCACATCGACACCCCGAACCCGGCCTGGCGGGCGGACACCAGCCCCTTCGTCTTCGACGCCGTGGCCCGGCCGTGGGCGGTACCGGTCGAGCGCCGGTTCGCGGGCGTGAGCGCCTTCGGGTTCGGTGGCACCAACTACCACGCGGTGCTGGCCGGTTACGCGGGCGCGGCCGAGCCCGGACACGGGTGGGAGGAGTGGCCGGCCGAGCTGTTCTGCTTCCGGGGCGAGGACCGGCGGGCGGCTGGCCGGGCGATGGCGCGGCTGGCGGCGCGGCTGGAGCAGAACGACACGGCCGGGCGGCCGTGGGCGCTGCGGGACCTGGCGGCGGAGGTCGCGTCCGGCGGCGGTTCCGGCACGGCGCCGGTACGGGTGGCGGTCGTCGCCGCCGACCTGGACGAGCTGGCGGCCCGGCTGGAGCGGGCCCGGGCGTTCGCGGCGGGCGAGGGGGTCCACGTACGGGAGGAGTCCGCGGATCCCGGCCGGGTGGCGTTCCTGTTCCCGGGGCAGGGCAGCCAACGGGTGGGGATGCTGGGTGAGTTGTTCACGGCTTTCCCCGCTCTGCGGGAGCTGCTGGACGGCGCGCCGGGGCCGGTCGTCTCGGCGATGTTCCCGCCGGGGGCGTTCTCGGCCGGGGCGCGGGCCGCGCAACGGGCGGCCGTCACCGACACCCGGGTGGCGCAGCCGGCGCTGGGGCTGGCGGGGGCGGCGGCGCACCTGCTGCTGGGGCGGCTCGGGGTACGGCCGGACTGCGTGGCGGGGCATTCGTACGGGGAGCTGACGGCGCTGTGGTCGGCCGGGGTGTACGACACCGCGAGCCTGTTGCGGCTGAGCGCGCGCCGGGCCGAGGCGATCCTGGCTGCGGCCGGAGACGATCCTGGGGCGATGGCGGCGGTGTCGGCCGCGCCGGAGGAGGTCCGGGAGATCGCGGAGCGGGCCGGGTGCGTGGTGGCGAACCACAACGCACCCCGGCAGTGCGTGGTCTCGGGGCCGACGGAGGCGGTGTCCTCGGCGGTCGCCGGACTGCGGGCGGCGGGGCTGTCGGCCGAACTCCTGCCGGTGGCGTGCGCGTTCCACAGCCCGGTGGTGGCGGGGGCGGCGTCCGCGCTCGCCGAGGAGCTGGCCGGGACGACGGTGGCCGACGCTGCCGTCCCGGTCTGGTCGAACACCACGGCCGAGCCGTATCCGGCCGGTGCCGATGCCGTACGAGAAACCCTGTCCGGGCAGCTCGCGAAGCCGGTCCGGTTCGTGGACCAGGTGGAGGCCATGTACGCGGCCGGCGTCCGCACGTTCGTGGAAGCGGGGCCCGGGCGGGTGCTGTCAGGGCTCGTGTCCCGCATCCTGGGCGAACGGCCGCACTCGGTGATCCCGCTGGACGTACCGGGCGAGCACGGCCTGGTCCGGCTGGTCACGGCGCTGGCGGAACTGGCGGCGGCCGGTGTCCCGGTCTCCCCGGAACCCCTGTTCCGCGGCCGCGCGACCCCGCTTCCGGACCGCGCCCCGCGCCGGCCGGGCTGGCTGGTGGACGGCCACCTGATCCGCGACGCCTCGGGCACCCCCATCCGGGGCGGCCTCCAACCGGCCCGCCGGGTGACTCCGGCGGTGGCTGCGGGGCTGCCGCAGGGGGCCTCCCCCTGGACACCCGCGACGGCGGCGCAGCGCGCCGGTGGGCCGACGCCGGACATCTCCCCTTGGGCCACCCCGGCCCCGGCGGCGGGAGCCGGCCGTGAGGGGGCGGGGCCTTCGGAGGGTTCCTCCCGGGTGGCTCCGGCCTCGGCGGGCGCCGGCGGGGCCGAGGGCGGCGGGTTGCCGCGCGGGGGCGCGCCGTACGTCGCCGACCGGCGTGAGGAGGCGGTGCTGGAGTACCTGCGGGGCTCGCGGGCGCTGGTCGAGGCGCAACGGGACGTACTGCTGAGCTACTTGGGCACGGTCCCGGCTCCGGCGCCGCCGCCCCGGCCCGAGGCCGCTGCCGCCGTGCCCGCCGTCTTCGCCGAACCGGAGCACCGCGCGGCCACGGCGTGGGCCAACGGCTGGAGCCCGGCGGGCTCGGACCCCGCAGCGGAGGATCCGGGTGCCGGACCCGGAGCGTGGCCGGAGGCCGCGGTCACCGCAATGCCCGGCGGCCACGGGGCCCCGGACCGCACGGAGTCGGCGGACCGGGCCACCGGCTCCTCACCGAACGGGGCGGGACCGACACAGCGGGGCGACGACAGCGTGTCGGGCGGTGCGGCCGTACCCGGCGCCTCTGCCGCGGCCGCCGTGTCCGCCTCGTCCGCCGAGGAGGTGATGGACGTGGTCGTGGAGATCGTCCAGACCCGGACCGGGTACCCGCCGGACATGCTCGACCCCGAGCTGGACCTGGAGGCGGACCTGTCCATCGACTCCATCAAGCGGGTCGAGATCATCGGCGCGCTGGCCGACCGGATCGGCCTCCCCCAGGACCCCGGCGGCTCGGCCGAGTCGGCCGTCGAGGAGCTTTCCCGGATCAAGACCCTGCGCGGCATCGTCGAATGGGTCACCACCCATGCCGCCGCCGAGACCGAAGGCCCTGCGGGCACGCCCGCCGAGGGGCCCGGTGCCGGTGAACCGGCGGACCCGGTCGTCGAACCCGCCCGGGTCCGGCGGTGGCGGGTGGACACCGTCCCGCTCGGCCCGGCCACCGGGGATCCCGGCCGCCTGCGCGGTCTGCGGATCGGGGTCGTCGAGGACGGCCAAGGCATCGCCCTCGCCCTCAGCCTGGCCTTGCGGGAACTCGGAGCCGAACCGATCCCGGTCACGGGACCGGACGCCGACACCGACACCGGCACCGACGCGGCCGCCGGGGCCGAAGCCCAAGCAGGGGCCGGGGTTCGGGTCGGATCCTGGGCCCAGGTGGTCGGGGTCGACGGCGACGGCAACGCAGGCGCCGATGCCGGCGCCGGGCTCGACGGGATCGTTGATCTCTCCGCGCTTCGGGGCGGCCACGGCAGCGGGCTGCCCGGCGCGTTCGCAGGGCTCAAGCGCGCCCTCATCGGCGGCGTGCCGCGGCTGCTCCTCGGGTCAACACCCGGGACCGGACTGCACGGCTTCGCTCGCAGCGCCGCCCTGGAGTTCCCCGGCGCCCTCGTCCGTGCCGTGGACATCGATCCGAAGGAGGATCCCCGCCAGACCGCGCTCCGGCTGATCGCCGAGCTGAGTTCCGACGCCGAGGAGGGGCCGGCCTCCGTCGGGTACACCTCCGAGGGGGTACGGGTCACCCGCCGCCCCGTGCCCGCGGCGCTCCCCACCGCCCCCGGCGGGACCCCGCCCCTCGGCCCCGACTCCGTCGTGCTGCTCACCGGCGGCGCCCGCGGCATCACCGCCCGGACCGCCCTCGCGCTCGCCCGGGCCACCGGATGCCACGTCGAGCTGATCGGCCGTACGCCCCTGCCCGACGCCGGGGAGGACGAGTTCGCCCAGGCCCAGGACCTGGTCGCACTGCGCGCCGCGCTCATCGCGCACGGCCTGCGCACCCCGGCCGAGATCGAGGCCGCCGCCTCCCGCGTGCTCGCCGGGCGCGAGGTACGGGCCACCCTCGCCGCCCTGGCCCGTACGGCCGCCTCCGTCCACTACCACCGCGCCGACGTCACGGACGAGACGGCCGTACGGGCCGTCGTGGCCGACGTACGGGCCCGGCACGGCCGGCTCGACGGCATCGTGCACGGCGCCGGGACCCTGCGCGACGGGCTGCTGCGCGACAAGGAACCGGCCGCGTTCGCCGAGGTGTTCACCACCAAGGTGGCCGGCGCCCGCCACCTCGCGGCCGCGGCCGCCGAGCACGGCGCCGCCCCCGCCCCCGCGTTCCTGGCCCTGTTCGCCAGCGTCGCCGGCGTCTACGGCAACCGGGGCCAGACCGACTACGCCGCCGCCAACGACGCCCTCGACGGCCTCGCCCTCACCTGGGCGGAGTCCTTCCCCGGCCAGGTGCTCTCCCTGGACTGGGGCCCCTGGGCCGCCGAGGCGGGCGGCATGGTCACCCCCGAGCTGGAGCGCGCGTACGCCCGGCGCGGTGTCCCGCTGATCGGACCCGAGGCGGGTACGGCCGCGTTCCTCGCGGAACTCGCGCACGGCACCGACGTACAGGTGGTCCTGATGGCGCAGGAAGGCGACGGCGATGAGTGA